The window TTCATTGTGGAAAATATCCGGAGTGCAGAGCAGGTTTGtggtatttttataaaaaaattatattacacCACTCATATCCATTAAAATCAAACTGATCCCTTTCAGATCAGCCTAGCAGGGATTTCACCATCGACACCACACTGACCATCGCCAACACCCGCAGTAGCATCATCATacccagcaccagcaccacccaAAATCGAAGCCCCAAGGATACGGACTTTGAGCTGCTGACCGATTTCAGCAATCCAAATCCTTCGGCCACCCATGCCGGACAACGTCAAACCAATGTCCTGGTCATTGTGCAGGACGGCTCACAACAGCCCCAGCAGCCAAATCCTTGGCTCAATCCGGGCCAGAGTTCACCCTGCCAAGTCAGTCCTTTGTATCCTTATGCCTGCAATTATCCCAGCTATGGCCTCAATCCCGGAATGGGATTACCGACCTATCCGCAGGCTCGAGCAGCAAATAGGCCACAATTGGTTCCGCCCACCCCTCCCTGCTACTACAATTGTTATCCTGCCAGAGCAGGAGCCAGTTCTTATCCTCAATATGGTTATCCTTTGGCTAGATCAGCAAATCCTGCATCtatgaataataattatttaatgtaTTTGACCCTAGCTGGTTAGACATTTGTTGTTAGATTTATAGAAGAATATTTAAGAGATTTAAAATAGTATAATACATTTTGATAAACTTTTAAAACATTGCACTTTAAtgtgtttttaaattttttacccaaaaaacaaaatttatatagtagttttttttctctttttactCACCAGTTTTGCACCGAACCAGGCGTTCACCTCAGATGCCATATCAGCCAGTGGGGATGCCAGTTCCTCTGCCGCCACCT of the Drosophila ananassae strain 14024-0371.13 chromosome 2R, ASM1763931v2, whole genome shotgun sequence genome contains:
- the LOC6506385 gene encoding uncharacterized protein LOC6506385 isoform X1; this translates as MKTIFGLILILITTLSSQGHQQFGKDCGDISCEPGQKCVISQIPCNNPEDKMDLHCGKYPECRADQPSRDFTIDTTLTIANTRSSIIIPSTSTTQNRSPKDTDFELLTDFSNPNPSATHAGQRQTNVLVIVQDGSQQPQQPNPWLNPGQSSPCQVSPLYPYACNYPSYGLNPGMGLPTYPQARAANRPQLVPPTPPCYYNCYPARAGASSYPQYGYPLARSANPASMNNNYLMYLTLAG